A part of Drosophila bipectinata strain 14024-0381.07 chromosome 3L, DbipHiC1v2, whole genome shotgun sequence genomic DNA contains:
- the LOC108122911 gene encoding uncharacterized protein produces MEFGQEESFDNASSEKNDGNDAEPNKSDSQVTLQYVRSQESFKRCRDKCISSDLNADVIHFELLVEKGLIDKDYECPDGQDDGDHLRSVARSREGEAIAEIVKTMRNEFMANLSSKKKNFKEMLIKNGMMDCVLDECAHLVDAGETDFLKTTEYQLNENRCLNDYDRLLLVKDTATVETQAHLVNSNGRAVIKDTNSIITFQPDSSKINSNCKPDYKTRALEVTYSSPTETKPFTEFPSKREKEMMQWINEINLFTSGMERDPEKVNWDLFRANLLKMHKHYVTHKPKSFNTLRDHQNALSSADLAADLKGSLKDLGSRSVNIKSNIQGLECKMLTLDHCFDRFCDKLSHSTIAKDRVDRDLKILALLRDRIDRRLTQMEMDFLSNKNQLFCQNELDV; encoded by the exons ATGGAATTCGGACAAGAGGAGTCTTTTGATAATGCTTCCTCCGAAAAAAATGATGGTAACGATGCTGAACCTAATAAATCTGATAGTCAGGTAACTCTGCAGTATGTTCGGAGTCAGGAATCTTTCAAAAGGTGTAGAGATAAATGTATCTCTTCTGATCTTAATGCAGACGTTATCCACTTTGAACTGTTAGTAGAG AAAGGCCTAATTGATAAAGATTATGAGTGCCCAGATGGGCAGGACGACGGCGACCATTTAAGATCAGTGGCAAGATCGAGGGAGGGCGAAGCCATTGCCGAAATAGTGAAGACAATGCGGAACGAGTTCATGGCCAATTTAAgctcaaagaaaaaaaatttcaaggaAATGCTAATAAAA aacGGCATGATGGATTGTGTATTAGATGAATGCGCGCATTTGGTGGATGCTGGTGAGACAGATTTCCTTAAGACGACCGAGTATCAATTGAACGAAAATAGATGCTTAAATGATTATGACCGACTGCTTCTTGTAAAGGATACAGCTACAGTGGAAACCCAGGCGCATCTCGTTAATTCTAATGGCAGGGCTGTGATAAAAGACACGAATTCCATAATCACGTTTCAGCCAGATTCATCCAAAATTAATTCTAACTGCAAACCTGATTATAAAACAAGAGCCCTAGAGGTCACGTACAGTAGCCCGACGGAAACAAAACCATTCACTGAATTTCCTAGTAAACGGGAAAAAGAGATGATgcaatggattaacgagatcaATTTGTTTACAAGTGGAATGGAGAGGGACCCAGAAAAAGTAAACTGGGATCTTTTCCGGGCCAACTTGCTTAAGATGCACAAGCATTATGTGACCCACAAACCTAAAAGTTTCAACACACTTCGAGATCACCAAAACGCACTTTCATCAGCCGACCTTGCAGCTGATCTAAAAGGATCATTAAAGGATCTAGGTAGTCGGTCTGTGAATATAAAAAGCAACATCCAAGGACTTGAATGTAAAATGCTAACTTTGGATCACTGTTTCGACAGATTTTGCGATAAATTGAGCCACAGCACTATTGCAAAGGACAGGGTGGACCGGGATTTGAAGATACTAGCTTTGCTACGTGACAGAATCGACCGAAGGTTGACCCAAATGGAAATGGACTTCCTTAGTAACAAAAATCAACTGTTCTGTCAAAATGAACTAGACGTCTGA